The proteins below are encoded in one region of Longimicrobium sp.:
- the tmk gene encoding dTMP kinase: MTDPERGLFLAFEGVEGSGKTTQVARLAAWLRARGADVVVAREPGSTPLGERVREIVLSPDLHVPARSELFLMLAARAAFVEQVVRPGVQAGKVVIADRFELSTLAYQGAGRGLPLDEVEACNRVATGGLEPDATLLMDVDPEVGAERQRVAGKAADRMEREEAAFHRRVAEGYRAHEARVAGIVRIDAVGGEEQVHRRVLQALAARFPETFPAAQVIR, encoded by the coding sequence ATGACCGACCCTGAACGGGGCCTGTTCCTTGCTTTCGAAGGGGTAGAAGGCTCCGGAAAGACCACCCAGGTGGCCCGGCTGGCGGCGTGGCTGCGCGCGCGCGGCGCGGACGTGGTGGTGGCGCGCGAGCCGGGCTCTACGCCGCTGGGCGAGCGGGTCCGCGAAATCGTGCTATCGCCTGACCTGCACGTGCCCGCCCGCAGCGAGCTGTTCCTGATGCTTGCCGCGCGCGCCGCCTTCGTGGAGCAGGTGGTGAGGCCCGGGGTGCAGGCCGGCAAGGTGGTGATCGCCGACCGGTTCGAGCTGTCGACGCTGGCCTACCAGGGCGCCGGGCGCGGCCTGCCGCTGGACGAGGTGGAGGCCTGCAACCGGGTGGCCACCGGCGGCCTGGAGCCCGATGCCACGCTGCTGATGGACGTGGACCCCGAGGTAGGTGCGGAGCGGCAGCGGGTGGCGGGAAAGGCCGCCGACCGCATGGAGCGCGAGGAAGCGGCGTTCCACCGGCGGGTGGCCGAAGGGTACCGCGCCCACGAGGCACGGGTGGCCGGGATCGTGCGGATCGATGCCGTGGGCGGCGAGGAGCAGGTGCACCGCCGCGTGCTGCAGGCGCTGGCGGCCCGGTTTCCCGAAACCTTTCCGGCGGCGCAGGTTATCAGGTAA
- a CDS encoding S41 family peptidase codes for MQLKRTVVAPALVAGMALVSGGWLLQQDVNGGGSVFARARLFDEVMTHVMERYVEPQSEAELYQKAVQGLLRELGDPHTSFMTAEEYAQLHLQTSGEYGGLGIQISSRDGWVTAVGILPETPAERAGVRVGDRFLEIDGQSAEGLSDDQAVQRLRGRKGTPVTVKVQRVGVEQPITFTIVREEIHVRSVPHAYMVAPGVGYASLVMFSATSTTELRAAIDRLRSEGARSLVLDLRANPGGLLDQGVGVSDLFLKRGESVVEIRARDPRESETYRAADDQAYEGLTVAVLVDGYSASAAEIVAGALQDHDRAIVLGTTTYGKGSVQTLLPLSGGNALKITTAKWYTPVGRSIQKEATRGEGQEEARVEEEDEVLGADGTPVTAADTTKKVPYRTDSGRTVFGGGGIVPDLIVRQDTAVEAEKEFFRVASRSAAKFQNALFAFAVAYERAHPELRPDFAVTPEMRRGFYDRLRAAGVDVTWEVFQGAQRFIDARLIDEIARSKFGASVAARRDDPTDRVLQEAIRLLQQAPNTQALLRAAQQQPAAAARSR; via the coding sequence ATGCAGTTGAAGCGTACCGTCGTGGCGCCCGCGCTCGTCGCCGGCATGGCCCTGGTTTCGGGCGGCTGGCTGCTGCAGCAGGACGTGAACGGCGGCGGCAGCGTGTTCGCGCGCGCGCGCCTGTTCGACGAGGTGATGACGCACGTGATGGAGCGCTACGTGGAGCCGCAGTCCGAGGCCGAGCTGTACCAGAAGGCGGTCCAGGGGCTGCTGCGCGAGCTGGGCGATCCGCACACCTCCTTCATGACCGCCGAGGAGTACGCCCAGCTGCACCTGCAGACCAGCGGCGAATACGGCGGGCTGGGGATCCAGATCTCGTCGCGCGACGGCTGGGTGACGGCCGTGGGCATCCTTCCCGAAACCCCGGCCGAGCGCGCGGGCGTGCGGGTGGGTGACCGCTTCCTGGAGATCGACGGCCAGAGCGCCGAGGGCCTGTCCGACGACCAGGCCGTGCAGCGGCTGCGCGGGCGCAAGGGAACGCCCGTCACCGTGAAGGTGCAGCGCGTCGGCGTGGAGCAGCCCATCACCTTCACCATCGTTCGCGAAGAGATCCACGTCCGCTCGGTTCCGCACGCGTACATGGTGGCCCCCGGCGTGGGCTACGCCAGCCTGGTGATGTTCAGCGCCACCAGCACCACCGAGCTGCGCGCGGCCATCGACCGCCTTCGCTCCGAGGGCGCCCGCTCGCTGGTGCTGGACCTTCGCGCCAACCCGGGCGGCCTGCTGGACCAGGGCGTGGGCGTGTCGGACCTGTTCCTGAAGCGCGGCGAGTCCGTCGTGGAGATCCGCGCCCGCGACCCGCGCGAAAGCGAAACGTACCGCGCCGCCGACGACCAGGCGTACGAGGGGCTGACGGTGGCGGTGCTGGTGGACGGCTACAGCGCCAGCGCGGCCGAGATCGTGGCCGGCGCGCTGCAGGACCACGACCGCGCCATCGTGCTGGGCACCACCACGTACGGCAAGGGCTCGGTGCAGACGCTGCTGCCGCTGTCCGGTGGCAACGCGCTGAAGATCACCACTGCCAAGTGGTACACGCCCGTGGGCCGCTCCATCCAGAAGGAGGCCACGCGCGGCGAGGGGCAGGAGGAAGCCCGTGTGGAGGAGGAGGACGAGGTGCTGGGCGCCGACGGCACGCCGGTAACCGCCGCGGACACTACGAAGAAGGTGCCCTACCGCACCGACAGCGGGCGCACCGTGTTCGGCGGCGGCGGCATCGTCCCCGACCTAATCGTGCGGCAGGACACCGCGGTAGAGGCGGAGAAGGAGTTCTTCCGCGTGGCGTCGCGCAGCGCCGCCAAGTTCCAGAACGCACTGTTCGCGTTCGCGGTGGCGTACGAGCGGGCCCACCCGGAGCTGCGGCCCGACTTCGCGGTGACGCCTGAGATGCGCCGCGGCTTCTACGACCGCCTGCGGGCAGCCGGTGTGGACGTGACCTGGGAGGTGTTCCAGGGCGCCCAGCGCTTCATCGACGCGCGGTTGATCGACGAGATCGCGCGCAGCAAGTTCGGCGCGTCGGTGGCGGCGCGGCGCGACGACCCGACGGACCGCGTGCTGCAGGAGGCCATCCGGCTGCTGCAGCAGGCACCGAACACCCAGGCGCTGCTGCGCGCGGCGCAGCAGCAGCCCGCGGCGGCCGCCCGCAGTCGCTGA
- a CDS encoding asparaginase has protein sequence MSDSFVEVTRGPVVESRHRVHVAVVDAEGTLRAYSGDPDLVTFWRSSAKPFQAIPVVDDGAYDRFGFTPAELAVICGSHSGSPSHVRTVEGLLEKIALTAEALACGPHAPFDDATRRALVEEGLEPGRLHNNCSGKHAGMMAVARVRGWDPEGYQLLEHPVQARLLTEVARWARMPAEAIGLGVDGCGVVCYAMPLRQMALAYASLSAAARRGERGPATVVEAMAAHPEMVAGEGRICTELSRLTEGRIFAKVGAEGVYCVGSPGAELGIALKVEDGTTRALAPAVAGVLRELDLISEDDFGALHRYVFREITNTRGEVTGEVHPAIRLRAADA, from the coding sequence ATGTCCGACAGCTTCGTAGAGGTGACCCGCGGACCGGTGGTGGAAAGCCGCCACCGGGTGCACGTGGCGGTGGTGGACGCCGAGGGTACGCTGCGCGCGTACTCGGGAGACCCCGACCTGGTGACGTTCTGGCGCTCGTCGGCCAAGCCGTTCCAGGCCATTCCGGTCGTGGACGACGGCGCGTACGACCGTTTCGGGTTCACGCCGGCCGAGCTGGCCGTCATTTGCGGCTCGCACAGCGGCTCGCCGAGCCACGTGAGGACCGTGGAGGGGCTGCTGGAAAAGATCGCGCTGACGGCCGAGGCGCTGGCGTGCGGCCCCCATGCCCCGTTCGACGACGCCACCCGGCGCGCGCTGGTGGAAGAGGGGCTCGAGCCGGGGCGCCTTCACAACAACTGCTCGGGGAAGCACGCGGGGATGATGGCCGTCGCCCGCGTCCGCGGCTGGGATCCGGAGGGATACCAGCTGCTGGAGCACCCGGTGCAGGCGCGCCTGCTCACCGAGGTGGCGCGCTGGGCGCGCATGCCCGCCGAGGCCATCGGCCTGGGGGTGGACGGGTGCGGCGTAGTCTGCTACGCCATGCCCCTGCGGCAGATGGCGCTGGCCTACGCGTCGCTGTCGGCCGCGGCGCGGCGGGGCGAGCGCGGGCCGGCCACGGTGGTCGAAGCCATGGCCGCGCACCCGGAGATGGTGGCGGGCGAGGGGCGCATCTGCACGGAGCTGTCGCGGCTGACGGAGGGGCGCATCTTCGCCAAGGTGGGCGCCGAGGGCGTGTACTGCGTGGGCAGCCCCGGCGCGGAACTGGGGATCGCCCTTAAGGTGGAGGACGGGACCACCCGCGCCCTGGCGCCGGCCGTCGCGGGGGTGCTTCGGGAGCTGGACCTGATTTCGGAGGACGACTTCGGGGCGCTTCACCGGTACGTGTTCCGCGAGATCACCAACACGCGCGGCGAGGTGACGGGCGAGGTGCACCCCGCCATCCGCCTGCGCGCGGCGGATGCCTGA